In Salisediminibacterium beveridgei, one DNA window encodes the following:
- a CDS encoding FAD-binding protein → MILSYDVVVIGAGGAGMMAALNACEDKELKVACLSKIFPTRSHTGAAQGGINAAMGHLDPTDSPEKHFKDTVKGSDFLADQDAVAFFTEKMPDVIHELDYYGVPFSRDEKGHVAQRPFGGASSPRTCFSADKTGHVILHSLYEQCLKKGVDFLNDSFLCSLVVTEQSVDGLVAMDIRSGEMVGIQAKAVVVATGGFGRIYWNRTTNAFNMTGDGTAACFHAGIPLKDPEFIQFHPTGLASTGILLSEACRGEGGYLINKHGERFMSKYAPDKMELAPRDLVSRSIEMEIEAGNGFGQGIDAYVLMDLRHLGEEKIMERLPQVRELAMDFEDVDLLKEPVPIRASCHYTMGGIHVSNPETLATDIHGIHAAGECSCVSLHGANRLGGNSVADVVLFGKYAGIGARKTAQTRTLGNEESVRNEREKWETMFNDIRKRNTGIPAVDIRDRMAKTMWENVGIFRTREKMLKAELEIDQLIQEYEFVSIDDDSKKHNMAFVHYAELGNLLTLAKGVVMGALAREESRGSHSRYDFPDRRDDQFLKHTLIRKHGNEYKLSYLDVKITSYQPEARVY, encoded by the coding sequence TTGATTTTATCATATGATGTGGTAGTCATTGGTGCAGGTGGAGCAGGAATGATGGCTGCTTTGAATGCCTGTGAAGATAAAGAGCTAAAAGTTGCTTGTCTGTCGAAAATTTTCCCGACAAGGTCACATACCGGAGCAGCTCAGGGGGGAATCAATGCTGCGATGGGGCATCTTGATCCAACAGATTCTCCTGAGAAACATTTTAAAGATACAGTAAAAGGCAGTGACTTCCTGGCAGATCAAGATGCCGTTGCTTTCTTCACGGAAAAAATGCCGGATGTTATTCATGAACTGGACTATTACGGAGTTCCTTTCTCAAGAGATGAAAAAGGGCATGTAGCCCAAAGACCTTTTGGAGGAGCGTCCTCACCGCGGACTTGTTTTTCTGCGGATAAGACCGGTCATGTCATCCTCCATTCCTTGTACGAGCAATGCCTGAAAAAGGGTGTTGATTTTCTGAATGATTCGTTTCTCTGTTCCCTCGTCGTTACTGAACAATCAGTCGACGGTCTGGTGGCCATGGATATACGTTCTGGAGAGATGGTGGGTATACAAGCTAAAGCGGTTGTAGTTGCCACAGGAGGCTTCGGCAGAATCTATTGGAATCGAACGACGAATGCCTTCAATATGACGGGGGACGGTACCGCCGCATGCTTTCATGCAGGTATTCCACTCAAAGATCCAGAGTTTATCCAATTTCATCCCACTGGCCTTGCCTCAACAGGCATTCTTCTGTCTGAAGCTTGTCGTGGAGAAGGTGGGTATCTCATCAATAAGCATGGTGAGCGTTTCATGTCTAAATATGCACCGGACAAGATGGAATTGGCACCGAGGGATTTGGTTTCCCGCTCAATTGAAATGGAAATCGAAGCTGGAAACGGATTTGGACAAGGAATTGATGCTTATGTATTGATGGATCTCCGTCACTTAGGTGAGGAGAAGATTATGGAGAGATTACCACAGGTTAGAGAATTGGCGATGGATTTCGAGGACGTGGATCTGCTCAAAGAACCGGTTCCGATCCGTGCGAGTTGCCATTATACAATGGGTGGCATTCATGTGAGCAACCCGGAGACACTCGCAACAGACATTCACGGCATTCATGCAGCAGGTGAATGTAGCTGTGTGTCATTGCACGGTGCCAATCGTTTAGGTGGGAACTCCGTTGCTGATGTGGTTCTTTTTGGTAAATATGCAGGGATAGGTGCCAGAAAAACTGCACAGACACGCACATTGGGTAACGAAGAATCGGTTCGGAACGAAAGAGAGAAATGGGAGACCATGTTTAACGACATACGAAAGCGAAATACGGGAATCCCCGCAGTTGATATCCGGGATCGCATGGCAAAGACGATGTGGGAGAACGTTGGAATATTCAGAACAAGAGAGAAAATGTTGAAAGCAGAATTGGAAATTGATCAACTCATTCAGGAATACGAATTTGTTTCCATTGATGACGATTCAAAAAAACATAATATGGCATTTGTGCATTATGCAGAACTTGGGAATCTATTAACATTGGCGAAAGGTGTGGTTATGGGTGCGCTGGCCCGGGAAGAAAGCAGAGGTTCTCATTCCCGCTATGATTTCCCTGACCGTAGAGATGACCAATTCCTGAAACACACGCTCATTCGCAAGCACGGGAATGAATACAAGTTATCCTACTTGGATGTCAAAATCACATCTTATCAACCGGAAGCGAGGGTTTACTAA
- a CDS encoding Fe-S-containing hydro-lyase produces the protein MAEAKQITIPLDEKQVAELKAGDLVTITGTIYTARDAAHKKMIEAMENGEKLPFDVKDQVIYYAGPTPAKPGKIIGSCGPTTSGRMDAYSPALLEHGLKGMIGKGPRSETVIDAMKKHNGIYFAAVGGAAALISDSITEVEIVAYEDLGPEAIRKMEVVDYPCVVAIDSKGNNLYEDGVKQYKTV, from the coding sequence ATGGCAGAGGCAAAACAAATTACCATTCCATTAGATGAGAAACAGGTGGCTGAACTTAAAGCAGGTGATTTGGTGACGATTACCGGAACTATTTACACGGCAAGGGATGCAGCCCATAAGAAAATGATTGAAGCAATGGAAAATGGAGAAAAACTCCCTTTTGATGTCAAAGATCAAGTGATCTATTATGCAGGACCCACACCCGCCAAACCAGGCAAAATTATTGGTTCATGTGGTCCAACCACCAGCGGGAGAATGGATGCCTACTCACCTGCACTTCTGGAACACGGGCTAAAAGGGATGATTGGAAAAGGTCCGAGAAGCGAGACGGTGATCGATGCCATGAAGAAGCATAACGGGATTTACTTCGCGGCAGTAGGTGGAGCTGCAGCACTGATTTCGGATTCCATTACGGAAGTTGAGATCGTTGCATATGAAGATCTTGGACCTGAAGCTATAAGAAAAATGGAAGTGGTTGATTATCCTTGTGTGGTAGCCATCGATTCCAAAGGTAACAATTTATATGAAGATGGAGTAAAGCAATATAAAACGGTTTGA